A window of the Oncorhynchus keta strain PuntledgeMale-10-30-2019 chromosome 21, Oket_V2, whole genome shotgun sequence genome harbors these coding sequences:
- the LOC118374134 gene encoding pseudouridylate synthase RPUSD4, mitochondrial-like — protein MNSYRTVTLACNNDFIRTCSKAAIRSGKTGSICHISRGVASLLTRAHASVPRREEPPPVSDSDKRPNLRAIDLARKIRQEKQKGNATGGGSDAAVLNPSVPVSQLQKRVIELRQFTQQLQNVHPNVLAKHLHRGLILPHPELAVVNKPYGVSVQDGSSNKNNISDVLPILAKMVDGIRAGSRLHVCLGLDKETTGTLLLARTEEALDYVQNLHKNHQVERKYWVVAVGVPVPSEGVIDIPVIEKEVTGAQPHFKMGLSPVYRVSDGGEGVTKVRANRQAQGAVTQYRVLDSSNGCSLVELQPITGVKHQLRVHMAYALGSPILGDHKYSHWTKLAPQKLPDGVLRRLGLEQSKARYLPLHLHARQLTLPEFKGQSDITVSCPLPKYFTSTLRRLQIPIPDE, from the exons ATGAATAGCTATAGGACGGTTACATTGGCTTGTAATAATGATTTTATAAGGACATGTAGTAAAGCGGCAATTCGCTCAGGGAAAACAGGCAGTATTTGTCACATATCAAGGGGAGTAGCATCCTTGCTCACGCGAGCACATGCTTCTGTCCCGAGACGAGAGGAACCACCACCAGTGTCTGACTCTGACAAGAGACCGAATCTGAGAGCCATCGACCTTGCACGCAAAATTCGCCaggagaaacagaaaggaaaTGCAACTGGTGGTGGGTCAGACGCGGCTGTCCTTAATCCGTCGGTGCCAGTGTCCCAACTGCAAAAGAGGGTCATCGAGCTGCGACAGTTCACTCAGCAGCTACAGAATGTTCACCCCAACGTTCTTGCAAAGCACCTTCACAGAGGTCTGATCCTCCCACATCCAGAGCTCGCCGTCGTTAATAAACCCTATGGAGTTTCTGTTCAAG ATGGGTCAAGCAACAAAAACAACATCTCAGACGTGCTTCCAATCCTTGCCAAGATGGTGGATGGAATAAGGGCTGGGTCTCGGCTGCACGTCTGCCTTGGATTAGACAAGGAGACGACAGGGACCCTACTGCTGGCAAGGACTGAGGAAGCACTGGACTATGTACAAAATCTTCACAAAAACCACCAAGTGGAGAGGAAATATTG GGTTGTTGCTGTGGGCGTGCCTGTTCCCTCTGAGGGAGTGATTGACATTCCCGTCATAGAGAAAGAGGTCACAGGGGCTCAGCCGCACTTCAAG ATGGGCCTGAGTCCTGTGTACAGGGTGAGTGACGGGGGTGAGGGAGTGACCAAAGTGCGGGCCAATCGGCAGGCCCAGGGTGCCGTGACTCAGTACCGTGTCCTGGACAGCAGCAACGGCTGCAGCCTGGTCGAGCTCCAGCCTATCACAG GGGTGAAGCACCAGTTGAGGGTCCATATGGCATACGCTCTGGGATCTCCTATCCTCGGAGACCACAAATACTCCCACTGGACCAAACTGGCACCTCAG AAACTGCCAGATGGAGTGTTGCGGAGGCTGGGACTTGAACAGAGCAAGGCGCGTTATCTGCCTCTCCACCTGCATGCCCGTCAGCTGACACTGCCAGAGTTCAAAGGTCAGAGTGACATTACGGTGTCTTGCCCCCTGCCAAAGTATTTCACCAGCACTTTGCGACGACTGCAGATCCCGATTCCAGATGAATGA
- the LOC118374133 gene encoding transcriptional regulator QRICH1-like yields the protein MNEPVESGVVSFDEYVRQKARSVPQHRMKEFLESLANKGPETLQDFRQQGDAATTTTMVYQQGGNCVYTDSTEVAGSLLELACPVQVTSAQISPQMASGVHQGSEQLIQVQVQIQGQQDQTVDLQGIPTAAQLVQQGELTEEQHQQIQAQLVAAVSGGQQIQHIQLQGGQQIQLQGGQHIQLQGDLQGGQQIQLPGGQQIQLPGGQQIQLPGGQQIQLPCGQQIQLPGGQQIQLQGGQQIQHIQLPGGQHIQLQGGQQIQIQTVEAMSPQQQQGSPREPERRAGVLQPAKKRKMDVPIQVSYALPQSQQGQQVVLALPQGQGQQQQYLSIRPDLLTVDSTHLYSTTGTITGPAGETWTIPVYSGGQQGGVHHIAIPQEAYSTMQVSSNHHDNKDNGVAHSSSSGALSVQSGGTVSVSGTTNEEVVQTLFPTQFMNGNIHCPVVVQTVGGAYNSTQQLHIWDPQQQQEHQEHQLHLQGHVESESQVEAPQELLMPISLKPEEGLDVWRLWVQRKNAELDKDEQNKLAPIGRRQALRFQEDLVSSAVAELNVALALMTREAQGLEGESFEPDALYYIFLCIQKYLFENGRVDDIFSDQYYTRFSQWLHKALDEWRPSIHPLGYIIPSHVTEEMLWECKQLGAHSPATLLTTLMFFNTKYFHLTTVEQHLKVAFSKVLRHTKKNPSNPKDKSTSIRYLKGHGPLGTHHAGQKVTDDMYEEQAEDPENPLRCPIKLYDFYLFKCPQSAKGRNDAYYLTPEPVVAPNSPIWYSTQPITSEQVEHMLTRIIMVREIQETIAMSSVNMH from the exons ATGAACGAGCCCGTAGAGAGTGGTGTGGTCTCATTTGACGAATACGTGCGTCAGAAGGCCCGCAGTGTGCCCCAGCACCGTATGAAGGAGTTCCTGGAGTCCCTGGCCAACAAAGGCCCTGAGACGCTGCAGGACTTCAGACAGCAGGGCGACGCcgccactaccaccaccatggtTTACCAGCAGGGGGGCAACTGTGTAtacacagacagcacagaggtAGCTGGCTCACTGCTGGAGCTGGCCTGTCCG GTGCAGGTGACCTCTGCACAGATCTCACCCCAGATGGCTTCTGGTGTGCACCAGGGGTCTGAACAGCTGATACAAGTACAG GTGCAGATCCAGGGGCAGCAGGACCAGACGGTGGACCTCCAGGGCATTCCCACAGCAGCGCAGCTGGTCCAGCAAGGAGAGCTCACAGAGGAGCAGCACcaacag ATCCAGGCCCAGTTGGTGGCAGCAGTGTCAGGCGGTCAACAAATCCAGCATATTCAACTACAAGGGGGTCAGCAAATTCAGCTCCAAGGAGGTCAACACATCCAGCTTCAAGGGGACTTACAGGGTGGTCAACAAATCCAGCTGCCGGGCGGACAACAAATCCAGCTGCCGGGCGGACAACAAATCCAGCTGCCGGGCGGTCAACAAATCCAGCTACCTTGCGGTCAACAAATCCAACTGCCGGGCGGTCAACAAATCCAACTGCAAGGTGGGCAACAAATCCAGCACATTCAGCTACCAGGCGGTCAACATATTCAACTACAGGGAGGCCAGCAGATCCAGATACAGACGGTGGAGGCCATGTCTCCTCAGCAGCAGCAGGGCTCTCCCcgagagccagagaggagagctgGCGTCCTCCAACCTGCCAAGAAGCGCAAGATGGATGTCCCCATCCAGGTGTCCTATGCCCTCCCTCAGAGCCAGCAGGGCCAGCAGGTGGTTCTGGCCCTCCCCCAAGGGCaggggcagcagcagcagtacttGTCCATCCGGCCAGACCTGCTCACTGTGGACAGCACCCACCTGTACAGCACCACGGGTACCATCACAGGCCCTGCCGGGGAGACCTGGACCATCCCTGTGTACTCTGGGGGGCAGCAAGGGGGCGTGCATCATATTGCCATTCCCCAGGAGGCATACAGCACGATGCAGGTGTCCTCCAATCACCACGACAACAAGGACAATGGAGTGGCCCACTCCTCATCGTCTGGTGCCTTGTCCGTCCAGTCGGGGGGCACCGTGTCGGTGTCCGGGACGACGAATGAGGAAGTTGTGCAGACGCTGTTCCCAACACAGTTCATGAACGGGAACATACACTGCCCAGTGGTGGTGCAGACAGTGGGCGGGGCTTACAATAGCACGCAGCAGCTTCACATCTGGGACCCCCAGCAGCAGCAGGAACACCAGGAGCACCAGCTCCACCTACAG GGTCACGTGGAGTCAGAGTCCCAGGTGGAAGCCCCCCAGGAGCTACTGATGCCCATCTCCCTGAAGCCTGAGGAGGGCCTGGATGTGTGGCGCCTCTGGGTCCAGCGCAAGAACGCAGAGCTGGACAAGGACGAGCAGAACAAGCTGGCACCCATTGGAC GTCGGCAGGCCCTGCGCTTCCAGGAGGACCTGGTGTCGAGTGCGGTGGCTGAGCTCAACGTGGCTCTGGCTCTCATGACCCGGGAGGCCCAGGGGCTGGAGGGAGAAAGTTTTGAGCCTGATGCCCTCTACTACATCTTCCTGTGTATACAGAAG TACCTCTTTGAAAACGGACGGGTGGATGATATCTTCTCTGACCAGTACTACACACGCTTCTCCCAGTGGTTACACAAAGCCCTGGATGAGTGGAGGCCCAGCATCCATCCACTAG GGTACATCATTCCCAGTCACGTGACAGAGGAGATGCTGTGGGAGTGTAAACAACTAGGAGCCCATTCACCAGCCACACTGCTTACCACACTCATGTTCTTCAACACTAA GTATTTCCATCTGACGACAGTAGAGCAGCACTTAAAGGTGGCCTTCTCCAAGGTGCTGAGACACACCAAGAAGAACCCGTCCAACCCCAAGGACAAGAGCACCAGTATCCGCTATCTGAAGGGCCATGGCCCTTTGGGGACACACCATGCTGGGCAGAAAG TGACTGATGACATGTATGAGGAGCAGGCTGAGGATCCTGAGAACCCGCTGCGATGCCCCATTAAACTGTATGACTTTTACCTCTTCAAATG TCCCCAGAGTGCTAAGGGGCGTAACGACGCGTACTACCTGACGCCAGAGCCTGTCGTGGCGCCAAACAGTCCCATATGGTACTCCACTCAGCCAATTACAAGTGAGCAGGTGGAGCACATGCTCACACGCATCATCATGGTGCGAGAGATCCAGGAGACCATCGCAATGTCGTCGGTCAACATGCACTGA